A single region of the Lysinibacillus sp. B2A1 genome encodes:
- a CDS encoding GNAT family N-acetyltransferase produces the protein MNISVMTVSFPLDGETLKEVTLLCEEATVHDYRVYETAMGVPMAGSFETKGFMILAYEDDKDVLVGAASAVDLMGLHTYEWSLVVTPAYRQKGIGTALVEALQAGLQERGVEGQLAVVIDGSPFGHTFIENKGFTYSFSEATLETRAESVNLCKDVEITPYAGEQAELIDIYSEAFGDLPEESEELIAFNTSTDGRKLWLARKDGEVVGTVTTAQENEVQWVTALAVHPNCEGQGIGTAMLSFSKDYASKIGAKFVMLDVEIDNGKALSVYEKAGFMKAQQIDYYVKH, from the coding sequence ATGAATATTTCAGTAATGACGGTGTCTTTTCCATTAGATGGGGAAACATTAAAAGAAGTAACATTATTATGTGAAGAAGCAACCGTACATGATTACCGTGTATATGAAACTGCAATGGGAGTTCCTATGGCGGGATCTTTTGAAACAAAGGGCTTTATGATACTTGCATATGAAGATGATAAGGATGTGTTAGTAGGAGCAGCAAGTGCTGTAGACTTAATGGGGCTTCATACATATGAATGGTCTCTAGTAGTAACGCCTGCCTATCGTCAAAAAGGAATCGGAACCGCTTTAGTGGAAGCTTTACAGGCTGGTCTTCAAGAGCGTGGAGTAGAGGGGCAATTGGCTGTAGTAATAGATGGATCACCCTTTGGTCATACGTTTATTGAAAATAAAGGCTTTACATATAGCTTTTCAGAGGCAACTTTAGAAACAAGAGCAGAATCAGTAAATTTATGTAAGGATGTAGAAATTACTCCTTATGCAGGTGAGCAGGCAGAGTTGATTGACATTTATAGTGAAGCGTTTGGGGATTTACCAGAAGAGTCTGAAGAGCTAATAGCCTTTAATACATCTACAGATGGCAGAAAGCTATGGCTGGCCCGCAAAGACGGTGAGGTCGTTGGAACAGTGACAACTGCTCAGGAAAATGAAGTTCAATGGGTCACAGCATTGGCCGTACATCCAAATTGCGAAGGACAGGGCATTGGTACAGCTATGTTATCCTTTTCCAAGGACTATGCAAGCAAAATCGGAGCAAAATTTGTGATGCTTGATGTAGAAATTGACAATGGGAAAGCCCTTTCTGTTTATGAAAAGGCTGGCTTTATGAAGGCACAACAAATCGATTATTATGTAAAGCATTAA
- a CDS encoding DNA helicase, translated as MTTQHPDFRAEVEWLAFTKNYMQQILNESQRDLKSAQENIRQSMADLDYLDSSLSYLNILANARFFEMARNQKEGLEAVQKKPYFARIHFQKTGDPEEFLYIGKTSLFHRETHEPIIVDWRSPVANVYYDGRLGDMEYDVRGEIHKGHLFAKRQYKIENGELLDIRDIDLTTNDELLQEALAGKADVRLTEIVSTIQKEQNEIIRAHLRQPIIVQGAAGSGKTTIALHRISYFLYTMGEHFNPEQLMILAPNKLFIDYIGDVLPELGVDKICQTTFADYVLAATKLKLKLQNPNEQLETLVAGGSQQSTAWISEMKGSLYYRDVIERYVQKLEQETAEQFEDVFIEKYCIMRASHLKKLFLYEFSYMPIEKRIDHIKKILASHVRQKKQAVLNMLHKKYDEALGKALNGIRDDDKRRRVVTKFIDERDERIPAIEKEAKSTATIYMRRFSKHNIKILYRTLLTKPELLAELAPEWHYLEQQQFLQAHLKEQWVLEDLAALYYLQARFKGISDEWKMRVVFIDEVQDYSLFQLAALKAGLETDMFTMVGDLAQGIHSYRSLTAWEPVQQLFPRASFRTLQKSYRTTIEIMEVANKVLVQMEEQLPLVEPVVRHGNAPTFIQANAFDALKIKSIFESIRAKGHRSIALICKTSAEALKMQKALTDHKINTQLLTENDSINQELLLVVPSHLAKGLEFDAVIVAAFDTPFYDTKLDRKLLYVALTRAMHELYLIGPAKEAFLLES; from the coding sequence ATGACTACGCAACATCCAGATTTTAGGGCTGAGGTGGAATGGCTAGCTTTTACTAAAAATTATATGCAACAAATATTAAATGAATCGCAAAGAGACTTGAAATCAGCGCAGGAGAATATTCGGCAATCGATGGCAGATCTTGATTATTTAGACTCTAGTTTGAGTTATTTAAATATCCTTGCCAACGCCCGATTCTTTGAAATGGCACGTAACCAAAAGGAAGGCTTAGAGGCTGTGCAAAAGAAGCCTTATTTTGCCCGAATCCATTTTCAAAAGACTGGTGATCCAGAGGAATTTCTTTATATTGGTAAAACCTCATTGTTCCATCGAGAGACACACGAACCAATTATTGTAGACTGGCGTTCACCAGTTGCAAACGTCTATTATGATGGTCGCCTTGGTGATATGGAGTATGATGTTCGAGGTGAAATTCATAAAGGTCACCTTTTTGCCAAGCGTCAATATAAAATTGAAAATGGTGAATTGCTTGATATACGAGATATTGATTTAACGACGAATGATGAATTACTGCAAGAAGCGTTAGCTGGAAAGGCAGATGTACGTTTAACAGAAATCGTCTCGACCATTCAAAAAGAACAGAACGAAATTATACGAGCACATCTTCGTCAGCCTATTATCGTACAGGGTGCTGCCGGCAGTGGAAAAACAACGATAGCTCTCCACCGAATCTCTTACTTCCTCTATACTATGGGCGAGCATTTTAACCCTGAGCAGCTCATGATATTAGCACCAAATAAGCTATTTATCGATTATATTGGTGACGTTTTGCCAGAACTCGGCGTTGACAAAATTTGTCAAACAACCTTTGCAGATTATGTCCTTGCTGCTACTAAGCTTAAGCTTAAACTTCAAAACCCTAATGAGCAGTTAGAAACTCTTGTTGCAGGCGGATCTCAACAGTCCACCGCTTGGATATCTGAGATGAAGGGCTCACTTTATTATCGTGATGTTATAGAACGTTATGTTCAAAAGCTTGAGCAGGAAACCGCTGAGCAATTTGAAGATGTTTTCATTGAAAAATACTGTATTATGCGCGCCTCTCATTTAAAAAAGCTGTTCTTATACGAATTTTCTTATATGCCTATTGAAAAGCGAATTGACCATATTAAAAAGATTTTAGCCAGCCATGTTCGCCAAAAGAAGCAAGCCGTCTTAAATATGTTGCATAAGAAATATGATGAGGCGCTTGGCAAAGCTTTAAATGGAATACGAGATGATGACAAACGTCGTCGTGTCGTTACAAAGTTTATTGATGAACGGGATGAACGAATACCCGCCATTGAAAAAGAGGCTAAATCCACTGCAACTATTTATATGCGACGTTTCTCTAAACATAATATAAAAATACTTTACCGTACCCTACTTACAAAACCTGAGCTTTTAGCAGAGCTTGCACCGGAGTGGCATTATCTTGAACAACAGCAGTTTTTACAGGCTCATCTAAAGGAACAGTGGGTGCTTGAGGACTTAGCCGCGTTGTATTATTTACAGGCTCGCTTTAAGGGTATTTCAGATGAATGGAAAATGCGGGTGGTTTTTATTGACGAAGTACAGGACTATAGCTTATTCCAGCTTGCTGCTTTAAAAGCTGGACTTGAAACAGATATGTTTACAATGGTAGGCGATTTAGCACAAGGTATTCATAGTTATCGTTCACTAACTGCCTGGGAGCCTGTCCAACAGTTATTTCCTCGCGCAAGCTTCAGGACACTACAAAAAAGTTATCGTACAACCATTGAAATCATGGAGGTCGCAAATAAGGTTTTAGTACAAATGGAAGAACAGTTACCACTAGTGGAGCCTGTAGTTCGTCATGGCAATGCGCCAACTTTCATACAAGCAAATGCATTCGATGCCCTAAAAATTAAGTCAATTTTTGAATCCATTCGCGCGAAAGGACATAGATCCATTGCATTAATTTGTAAAACATCAGCAGAGGCGCTCAAAATGCAGAAAGCTTTAACTGACCATAAAATAAACACTCAACTGCTTACAGAAAATGATTCCATCAATCAGGAATTATTACTTGTAGTGCCAAGTCATTTAGCAAAGGGACTTGAATTTGATGCAGTCATCGTCGCTGCCTTCGATACACCTTTCTATGATACAAAGCTTGACAGAAAGCTACTGTATGTGGCACTTACACGGGCAATGCATGAACTCTATTTAATCGGCCCTGCAAAAGAAGCCTTTCTTTTAGAAAGCTAA
- a CDS encoding DUF2804 domain-containing protein, translating into MKQHAEKEILQTTLLCDKKGNLNPAAIGFARKPLINSNLSGHIMRKKKWNYWCVYGDEILFSATISHLDYAAVCFVYFLEYETQRYFEKTITIPLGGKLKMPTQVLESVTFKNSEMMIDMAYIQNETHLSVSIPNFDGDILRAKLIIQHPPTDETLNVVIPWNRKTFQFTGKHHILPTSGVVTIGTRRFTFSPEENFAVLDYGRGIWPREATWNWGMASQRVRGRRIGLNLGGKWTDGTGMTENAVFVDGKMTKIHEDLLFHYDREDYMQRWKIKSKFSNQVSLTFSPFFERVATTNAGLVKSEVHQMFGYYAGSILLDNGETLVIQQMLGCIEEHRAKW; encoded by the coding sequence GTGAAGCAGCATGCTGAAAAGGAGATTTTACAAACCACTCTTTTATGCGATAAAAAAGGTAATTTAAATCCAGCTGCCATCGGATTTGCACGAAAGCCTCTTATAAACAGCAATTTAAGCGGCCATATCATGCGCAAAAAGAAATGGAATTATTGGTGTGTCTACGGTGATGAAATCTTATTCTCTGCGACAATCAGTCATCTAGACTACGCGGCGGTCTGCTTCGTCTATTTCCTTGAATATGAAACTCAGCGCTACTTTGAAAAAACAATAACGATTCCATTGGGCGGAAAGCTAAAAATGCCTACTCAAGTATTAGAATCAGTAACATTCAAAAATAGTGAAATGATGATTGATATGGCCTATATCCAAAATGAAACACATCTATCTGTTTCAATCCCAAACTTTGATGGAGATATTTTACGTGCAAAGCTTATCATTCAGCATCCGCCTACAGATGAAACCTTAAATGTAGTCATCCCTTGGAACCGTAAAACCTTTCAATTTACTGGCAAGCATCATATACTTCCAACTTCAGGTGTTGTGACAATCGGCACTCGCCGTTTTACATTCTCTCCAGAGGAAAACTTTGCGGTTTTAGATTATGGTCGAGGAATTTGGCCACGTGAGGCTACTTGGAATTGGGGAATGGCTTCGCAGCGAGTTCGAGGTAGACGTATCGGCCTCAATTTAGGTGGAAAATGGACCGATGGAACTGGCATGACAGAGAATGCCGTTTTTGTAGATGGAAAAATGACAAAAATTCATGAGGATTTATTGTTTCATTATGATCGAGAGGATTATATGCAAAGATGGAAGATAAAGTCTAAATTCTCTAATCAAGTTTCTTTAACCTTCTCTCCCTTTTTCGAACGTGTCGCCACTACAAATGCTGGACTCGTTAAATCTGAGGTTCACCAAATGTTTGGCTATTACGCTGGCTCAATTTTACTTGATAACGGTGAAACACTCGTTATTCAGCAAATGCTTGGCTGTATCGAAGAGCATCGTGCGAAATGGTAA
- a CDS encoding amidase produces MAKMYNRQAAVQYANLWWNRRNPAFPNFTVDCTNYISQCLFAGGAPMRGAPSRDRGWWIQQGNWSFSWSVAHSLRWYLEGSKTGLKGRRVQSAEELDIGDVIFYDFQGDGRIDHSVIVTSIQNGVPYVNAHTSDSINRPYLYEDSTAYTPSMTYYFYHIDDSFA; encoded by the coding sequence GTGGCGAAAATGTATAACAGACAGGCTGCTGTACAGTACGCAAATTTGTGGTGGAATAGACGAAATCCGGCATTTCCAAACTTTACGGTTGATTGTACGAACTATATATCACAATGCTTATTTGCGGGTGGAGCGCCAATGCGCGGAGCACCGAGTAGGGATAGAGGCTGGTGGATTCAACAGGGCAATTGGAGCTTTAGCTGGTCTGTAGCACATTCCCTAAGATGGTATTTGGAAGGTTCAAAAACTGGACTGAAGGGGAGGCGGGTTCAATCCGCTGAAGAATTGGACATTGGTGATGTGATTTTTTATGATTTCCAAGGTGACGGAAGAATTGACCATTCTGTTATTGTGACAAGTATTCAGAATGGTGTCCCTTATGTGAATGCTCATACTTCAGATAGTATCAATCGACCGTATCTTTACGAGGATTCCACAGCTTATACACCAAGCATGACTTATTATTTCTACCATATTGATGATAGTTTTGCTTAA
- a CDS encoding nitroreductase, whose amino-acid sequence MSEQFLSVRDAIIQRRSIKKFNGQPVDREDLLEVIDDAVWAPNHGNREPWRLVVACGKELFALHDLLRDLTVPKWQELSNEDLTKQMTKFTLAGGYAFIIVPEDARQKERLEDYAAASIFIQNIQLLAWDRGIGSCWKTPAFLDQPKFREALKVQPGERVIAMLQVGYFDEVPKGKERKKSEDIVTIFGQ is encoded by the coding sequence ATGAGCGAACAATTTTTGTCTGTTAGGGATGCCATTATTCAGCGTCGTTCCATTAAAAAATTTAATGGGCAGCCAGTAGATCGTGAAGACCTATTGGAAGTTATCGATGATGCAGTATGGGCACCCAATCATGGAAATCGAGAGCCATGGCGTTTAGTTGTTGCATGTGGTAAGGAATTATTTGCGCTTCACGATTTATTGCGTGATTTAACGGTACCCAAATGGCAAGAGCTTTCTAATGAGGACTTAACAAAGCAAATGACAAAATTCACATTAGCAGGTGGTTATGCTTTTATCATCGTTCCAGAGGATGCTCGTCAAAAGGAGCGTTTAGAAGATTACGCTGCAGCGAGTATCTTTATTCAAAACATTCAATTGCTAGCATGGGATAGAGGGATTGGTTCTTGCTGGAAAACACCTGCTTTCTTAGATCAACCAAAATTCCGTGAGGCTTTAAAAGTGCAGCCTGGTGAACGTGTAATTGCAATGCTGCAAGTTGGCTATTTTGATGAAGTCCCAAAAGGAAAAGAACGAAAAAAATCAGAAGATATTGTAACGATTTTTGGTCAATAA
- a CDS encoding dipeptidase, whose translation MTNLQQLDTYFAEHREEHLNELMEFLRIPSISSLSEHKGDIQNAAQWLSNAFEKLNLENISITQTAGHPVVYADWLHAEGKPTILFYGHYDVQPVDPLNLWESEPFDPTIRDNKLFARGASDDKGQVFMHLKMIEALFATTGTLPVNVKFIYEGEEEIGSPNLPTYVEEYKEKLAADLILISDTGLYGPGKPAVCYGLRGLTGIQIDVRGAKGDLHSGLYGGGVQNAIHALAEILASFRDEHGTIQVEGFYDKVLPLTEEEREAYRALGFDEGSVKDEVGVKELFGEAGYSYLERTWARPTLEVNGVFGGFSGEGIKTVLPAEAGAKITCRLVPNQEPEEIVALLKAHVEKHKPIGVEVSISEFDKGRPFLTPFDHPFIQAAGRSYEKVYNVPTAYTRGGGSIPIVAAFDEILELPVVLMGFGLSSENFHAPNEHFHLENFDKGLRVLSDYLFEVATLQK comes from the coding sequence ATGACAAATTTACAGCAACTAGATACTTACTTCGCAGAACATCGTGAGGAGCATTTGAATGAATTAATGGAATTTTTACGTATTCCTAGTATTAGCTCTTTATCTGAGCATAAAGGTGATATTCAAAATGCCGCACAATGGCTTTCTAATGCGTTTGAAAAGCTAAATCTTGAAAATATCTCCATCACTCAAACTGCTGGACACCCTGTTGTTTACGCTGATTGGCTACATGCTGAAGGGAAACCAACTATTCTGTTTTATGGTCATTATGATGTGCAGCCTGTAGATCCATTAAATTTATGGGAAAGTGAGCCGTTTGATCCTACAATTCGCGACAATAAATTATTTGCTCGCGGTGCCAGTGATGATAAAGGGCAAGTGTTTATGCACCTAAAAATGATTGAAGCATTATTTGCAACTACAGGGACTTTACCTGTTAATGTTAAATTCATTTATGAAGGCGAAGAAGAGATTGGCAGTCCAAACCTTCCTACTTATGTTGAAGAATATAAGGAGAAATTAGCCGCAGATTTAATTTTGATTTCAGATACAGGTCTATATGGTCCTGGTAAGCCTGCAGTATGCTATGGTTTACGTGGTTTAACAGGTATTCAAATTGACGTTCGTGGAGCTAAAGGTGATTTACATTCTGGTCTTTATGGTGGAGGCGTGCAAAATGCTATCCATGCATTAGCAGAAATTTTGGCATCCTTCCGTGATGAGCATGGCACAATTCAAGTTGAAGGCTTCTACGATAAAGTATTACCATTAACTGAAGAAGAACGTGAAGCATATCGTGCACTTGGTTTCGATGAAGGATCAGTGAAGGATGAGGTTGGCGTCAAGGAATTATTCGGTGAGGCTGGTTATTCCTATTTAGAGCGTACTTGGGCACGTCCGACATTAGAGGTAAATGGTGTATTTGGTGGTTTCTCAGGCGAAGGCATTAAAACAGTCCTTCCTGCTGAGGCTGGCGCTAAAATCACTTGCCGTCTTGTGCCAAATCAAGAACCCGAAGAAATTGTAGCACTGTTAAAGGCGCATGTTGAAAAACACAAGCCAATAGGTGTTGAAGTGTCAATCTCTGAATTCGATAAAGGGCGTCCATTCTTAACACCATTTGATCACCCATTCATCCAAGCTGCTGGTCGATCATATGAAAAAGTATATAACGTCCCAACTGCTTATACACGTGGCGGCGGATCAATCCCTATCGTGGCTGCCTTTGATGAAATTTTAGAATTACCAGTCGTACTTATGGGCTTTGGTTTATCTAGTGAAAATTTCCATGCACCAAATGAACACTTCCATTTAGAAAACTTCGATAAAGGACTGCGCGTTTTAAGCGATTATTTATTTGAAGTGGCTACATTACAAAAATAA
- a CDS encoding DNA-binding transcriptional regulator: protein MSKMVNMLSILWLLKTRKQLTAKELAEELEISIRTVYRYIDALCASGVPIISDAGHNGGYSLLNEFTKAPLFFNLDEQKALVHAAKFAIDAGYPFSETLDEAISKLKMYTNEEQLNHINRHLRGFEVIHPTIEASLKSNLQDLEMAVAESYRLAIVYHKDRGIEPQSRHIDPYGLVYWKGKWYTVAYCHLREEIRSFRIDRIQSLSRTDEKFDRPLGFSARTFFLKGLLPDSSQLEKLISVRIKGNAHVLDDLCQHWLFNHALIERKNDQALFKVDKESIHCFVPYFLLTYGKSITILEPTLLQEKLATISFELFNHYQNTSLH, encoded by the coding sequence ATGTCTAAAATGGTTAATATGCTTTCTATATTATGGCTCCTCAAAACGAGGAAACAATTGACTGCTAAGGAGCTAGCAGAGGAATTAGAAATCAGTATTCGTACGGTGTACCGCTATATTGATGCATTGTGCGCAAGTGGAGTACCAATCATTTCAGATGCAGGACATAATGGTGGGTACAGTTTATTGAATGAGTTTACAAAGGCACCTTTATTTTTTAACCTGGATGAGCAAAAAGCACTTGTTCATGCTGCAAAATTTGCAATAGATGCAGGGTATCCCTTTAGTGAAACGTTAGATGAAGCAATTTCTAAGTTAAAAATGTATACAAATGAGGAACAATTAAATCATATCAATCGGCATTTAAGAGGATTTGAAGTCATCCATCCTACTATTGAAGCGTCTTTGAAATCCAATCTTCAAGATTTGGAAATGGCTGTTGCCGAAAGTTATAGATTAGCTATTGTTTATCATAAAGATAGGGGGATTGAGCCACAATCACGTCACATAGATCCTTATGGTCTTGTTTATTGGAAAGGTAAGTGGTACACAGTTGCTTATTGCCATCTGCGCGAAGAAATTCGAAGTTTTCGAATTGATCGTATTCAATCATTATCCAGAACAGATGAAAAATTTGATAGGCCCTTGGGGTTTTCAGCACGTACTTTCTTTTTAAAGGGTCTTTTACCTGATTCAAGTCAGCTTGAAAAACTCATTTCTGTCCGTATCAAAGGCAATGCGCATGTGCTTGATGATTTATGTCAGCATTGGTTATTTAATCATGCTTTAATAGAACGAAAAAACGACCAAGCTCTTTTTAAGGTTGATAAAGAGTCTATTCATTGCTTTGTACCTTACTTTCTACTTACCTATGGTAAATCTATTACTATTTTGGAGCCAACTTTATTGCAAGAAAAATTGGCAACGATCAGCTTTGAGTTATTCAATCATTATCAAAATACTTCACTTCACTGA
- a CDS encoding polyketide cyclase: MKDLKYQFYIAGTPEEVWKALISPEGTKQIYYGSVINSTFQVGDLLEYVGPGVDGDETVHVYGNVLEYEPNQLLRFTHYPGKSYIKDDYALESRISYFLEPIGSCTKLTLIHDQWKDGDSTYENSDKAWGMILSNTKTLVETGSTLDFGEG; the protein is encoded by the coding sequence ATGAAGGATTTGAAATATCAATTTTATATTGCAGGTACACCAGAGGAAGTTTGGAAGGCACTTATCTCTCCTGAGGGTACAAAACAAATTTATTATGGGTCGGTCATTAACTCTACATTTCAAGTGGGCGATCTCTTGGAGTATGTCGGTCCTGGAGTTGATGGAGATGAAACCGTGCATGTTTATGGGAATGTATTGGAATATGAACCAAATCAGTTACTTCGATTTACTCACTATCCTGGAAAGTCATATATAAAAGATGATTATGCATTAGAGTCACGAATTTCCTATTTTTTAGAACCTATTGGCTCATGCACGAAATTGACACTCATTCATGACCAGTGGAAAGATGGCGATTCCACTTATGAAAACAGCGACAAGGCTTGGGGGATGATATTAAGTAATACAAAGACTTTAGTAGAAACAGGAAGTACTCTAGATTTTGGTGAGGGTTAA
- a CDS encoding 4-methyl-5(B-hydroxyethyl)-thiazole monophosphate biosynthesis protein: protein MEVTIMLYDGITALDTIGPYEVFAATQQCNVKFVAKEKGIVKLDSKMGYLHADYSFSEITSADILVVPGCSPPNYKNPMNDEETLNWICKMHETTKWTTSVCNGSLILSAAGLLNNVVATSHWGSFDILQSLGAIPTEERVVRQDKIVTAAGISSGIDMALQLVAWEFGEDLSKGVQLILEYDPQPPFDTGSIKKAPAPLIENIKTLLQELSEKEPEM, encoded by the coding sequence ATGGAAGTTACAATCATGCTATATGATGGAATTACAGCATTAGATACCATTGGTCCCTATGAGGTATTTGCAGCTACACAGCAATGCAATGTGAAATTTGTTGCTAAGGAAAAAGGAATTGTAAAGCTGGATTCTAAAATGGGTTATTTACATGCAGATTATAGCTTTTCGGAAATTACATCTGCTGATATTCTTGTCGTTCCTGGTTGTAGTCCCCCTAACTACAAAAATCCAATGAATGACGAAGAAACATTAAACTGGATTTGTAAAATGCACGAGACTACTAAATGGACTACATCTGTATGTAACGGTTCCCTCATTTTAAGTGCTGCTGGTTTATTGAATAATGTAGTGGCAACTAGTCACTGGGGTTCTTTTGACATTCTTCAATCGCTTGGTGCAATTCCAACAGAAGAAAGAGTTGTTCGTCAAGACAAAATAGTAACAGCAGCTGGAATCTCCTCAGGTATTGACATGGCTCTTCAATTAGTTGCTTGGGAGTTTGGAGAGGATCTTAGTAAAGGGGTTCAATTAATATTGGAATATGATCCACAACCACCGTTCGATACTGGATCAATAAAAAAAGCCCCAGCGCCTTTAATTGAAAATATTAAAACGCTACTTCAAGAGCTTTCTGAGAAAGAGCCTGAAATGTAA
- a CDS encoding TetR family transcriptional regulator — protein sequence MMKEDITRDLIIQTSLKLFNKQGYNLTSIQDIMNATGLPKGAIYRRFENKNEIAIASFVYSMEIIWKHYFEATQFKASATDKLIAMFEIYQDAVHNPPVDGGCPLLNTAIESDDGFQELHELAAKAHNKTLLFIHSIIEEGISSQEFSQDIDSYSIASFLFSTLEGAIMASRLSINNEHMLHSIQQIKILLQYYSAKNQEV from the coding sequence ATGATGAAAGAAGATATAACTCGTGATCTGATTATCCAAACCTCACTTAAATTATTTAATAAACAAGGCTACAATCTAACCTCTATACAGGATATTATGAATGCAACTGGATTACCAAAGGGAGCCATTTATAGACGTTTTGAGAACAAAAATGAAATTGCTATTGCTTCTTTTGTTTATTCCATGGAAATCATTTGGAAGCATTATTTTGAAGCAACCCAATTTAAAGCTTCAGCTACAGATAAATTAATAGCCATGTTTGAAATTTATCAAGACGCTGTTCACAATCCTCCAGTAGATGGTGGTTGCCCCCTTCTTAATACAGCTATCGAAAGTGATGACGGCTTCCAAGAACTTCATGAGTTAGCTGCAAAAGCCCACAACAAAACATTACTTTTTATACACTCTATTATTGAGGAAGGAATTAGCTCACAGGAATTTAGCCAAGATATAGATTCCTATTCTATAGCCTCTTTTTTATTTTCTACTTTAGAGGGTGCTATTATGGCAAGTCGTTTATCCATAAATAATGAGCACATGCTCCATAGCATTCAACAAATAAAAATACTCCTACAATACTACTCAGCTAAGAATCAAGAGGTCTAA
- a CDS encoding RNA polymerase sigma factor has translation MNEKLEGVYEEFNRYIYHLCLKLTRNNVEAEDLMQEVWVKVVRYEDSVAEVEHIKAWLTTITMNTFRDRYRKKVRRSKYMMNQPETLDVPILDLVPNNDISTEEKIEKDIVTKLVQDKMEQLDGIYRKTLWYFYIDQYSLAEISTIMKVSIGTVKSRLFRAKARLKEMLMSDVSIVEAVLPA, from the coding sequence ATGAATGAAAAATTAGAAGGCGTATATGAGGAATTTAATCGTTACATATACCATTTATGTTTAAAACTTACTCGCAATAATGTAGAAGCTGAGGATTTAATGCAAGAAGTTTGGGTAAAGGTTGTTCGCTATGAGGACAGCGTGGCCGAAGTGGAGCATATTAAAGCTTGGCTGACAACTATTACGATGAATACATTTAGAGATCGCTATCGCAAAAAAGTGAGACGTAGTAAATATATGATGAACCAACCTGAAACATTAGACGTTCCGATTTTAGATTTGGTTCCCAACAATGATATTTCAACTGAAGAAAAAATTGAAAAAGATATCGTTACAAAATTAGTACAGGATAAAATGGAGCAATTAGATGGCATCTATCGAAAAACGTTATGGTATTTCTACATAGACCAATATTCACTTGCTGAAATCTCTACGATTATGAAAGTTTCCATTGGAACTGTGAAATCTCGTTTATTCCGTGCAAAAGCTCGTTTAAAAGAAATGCTAATGTCTGATGTGTCAATTGTAGAAGCTGTGCTGCCAGCATAA
- a CDS encoding RNA polymerase subunit sigma codes for MDQEKQKAITSLFEVVFSIERKWANEWNNHNVLGFSKSHILILDYLSQEGPKRPSAIADRLKVTTGGVTVLTSKLINAGFIEKTQHATDRRASQLVITTEGENILKESRQQVSEIINNMFGMLSAEEVQTLRDIFAKCLLEFDPNR; via the coding sequence ATGGATCAAGAAAAACAGAAAGCCATTACCTCGTTGTTTGAAGTTGTATTTTCCATTGAGCGTAAGTGGGCGAACGAGTGGAATAATCATAATGTACTCGGCTTTTCAAAATCCCATATTTTAATTTTAGACTATTTATCGCAGGAGGGTCCAAAGCGCCCTTCTGCCATTGCTGATCGGTTAAAAGTGACGACAGGCGGTGTCACTGTTTTAACAAGTAAGCTAATAAATGCTGGCTTTATTGAAAAAACACAGCACGCAACAGATAGACGAGCATCACAATTAGTGATCACTACAGAAGGCGAAAATATTTTAAAGGAATCTCGCCAGCAAGTAAGTGAAATTATCAACAATATGTTTGGTATGCTCTCAGCTGAGGAGGTTCAAACACTACGTGATATTTTTGCTAAATGTTTACTTGAGTTTGATCCAAATCGATAG